A single Salmo trutta chromosome 14, fSalTru1.1, whole genome shotgun sequence DNA region contains:
- the LOC115147561 gene encoding zinc finger protein 883-like isoform X2: MNPDKANPFPSTLTESPGQTSPGTVLLLRLVDCRKTPRQSGTERGEEKEDGDLISLSKNHGDSPNRCSLSGRGLSSGEPKQQRDADKTSLQKSLSRSERLNSCDQCGKSFKQSRHLITHQRIHTGEKPYSCDQCGKRFAVSGILITHQRIHTGEKPYSCDHCGKSFKQSQHLITHQRIHTGEKPYSCDQCGKSFNHSGALTTHQRIHTGEKPYSCDQCGKSFNHSGALTRHQHIHTGEKSYSCDQCGKSFNQSGDLTTHQRIHTGEKPYSCDQCGKSFNHSGALTRHQHIHSGEKSYSCDHCGKSFNHSGALTRHQHIHTGEKSYICGHCGKSFNHSGALTRHQRIHTGEKPYSCDQCGKRFRASGDLTRHQHIHTGEKPYSCDQCGKRFNESGALTRHQRIHTGEKPYSCDQCGKSFNESGALTRHQRMHTGEKPYSCDQCGKGFARDFNLTKHQLTHTGEKPYSCLCGKSFAHSESLKKHQKALSSLALVPDP; this comes from the exons GACAAAGCTAACCCGTTCCCCTCTACCCTCACGGAGTCCCCAGGTCAAACGTCTCCCGGTACCGTTTTACTGCTGCGTCTGGTCGACTGCAGGAAAACACCGAGACAGAGTGGAactgagagaggagaagagaaggaagatGGAGATTTGATTTCATTAAGTAAGAACCATG GGGACAGCCCAAACCGTTGCTCTCTCAGTGGGAGGGGATTATCATCTGGGGAGCCTAAACAACAACGTGATGCTGACAAGACGTCTCTccagaagagtctctccagatcagaacgtctcaatagctgtgatcagtgtgggaagagcttcaaacAATCACGACACCTGATTACACACCaacgaatacacacaggagagaagccttatagctgtgatcagtgtgggaagagatttGCTGTATCAGGAATCCTGATTACACACcagcgcatacacacaggagagaagccttatagctgtgatcattgtgggaagagcttcaaacAATCACAACACCTGATTACACACCaacgaatacacacaggagagaagccttatagctgtgatcagtgtgggaagagcttcaatcactCAG GAGCCCTGACTACACACcagcgcatacacacaggagagaagccttatagctgtgatcagtgtgggaagagcttcaatcactcaggagccctgactagacaccaacacatacacacaggcgagaaatcttatagctgtgatcagtgtgggaagagcttcaatcagtCAGGAGACCTGACTACACACcagcgcatacacacaggagagaagccttatagctgtgatcagtgtgggaagagcttcaatcactcaggagccctgactagacaccaacacatacactcaggagagaaatcttatagctgtgatcattgtgggaagagcttcaatcactcaggagccctgactagacaccaacacatacacacaggagagaaatcttatatctgtggtcattgtgggaagagcttcaatcactcaggagccctgactagacaccagcgcatacacacaggagagaagccttatagctgtgatcagtgtgggaagagattcaggGCGTCAGGAGACCTGACTAgacaccaacacatacacacaggagagaagccttatagctgtgatcagtgtgggaagagattcaatgAGTCAGGGGCCCTAACTagacaccaacgcatacacacaggagagaagccttacagctgtgatcagtgtgggaagagcttcaatgaGTCAGGGGCCCTAACTAGACACCAACGtatgcacacaggagagaagccatatagctgtgatcagtgtgggaagggtTTTGCTCGAGATTTCAACCTGACTAAACACCagctcacacacactggagagaaaccttactctTGTCTATGTGGAAAGAGCTTTGCTCATTCAGAGTCACTGAAAAAACACCAGAAAGCCCTTTCCTCTCTGGCACTGGTTCCAGATCCCTAA
- the LOC115147561 gene encoding zinc finger protein 883-like isoform X1 — translation MNPDKANPFPSTLTESPGQTSPGTVLLLRLVDCRKTPRQSGTERGEEKEDGDLISLSKNHGDSPNRCSLSGRGLSSGEPKQQRDADKTSLQKSLSRSERLNSCDQCGKSFKQSRHLITHQRIHTGEKPYSCDQCGKRFAVSGILITHQRIHTGEKPYSCDHCGKSFKQSQHLITHQRIHTGEKPYSCDQCGKSFNHSGALTRHQHIHTGEKPYSCDQCGKSFKQSQHLITHQRIHTGEKPYSCDQCGKRFAESGALTTHQRIHTGEKPYSCDQCGKSFNHSGALTRHQHIHTGEKSYSCDQCGKSFNQSGDLTTHQRIHTGEKPYSCDQCGKSFNHSGALTRHQHIHSGEKSYSCDHCGKSFNHSGALTRHQHIHTGEKSYICGHCGKSFNHSGALTRHQRIHTGEKPYSCDQCGKRFRASGDLTRHQHIHTGEKPYSCDQCGKRFNESGALTRHQRIHTGEKPYSCDQCGKSFNESGALTRHQRMHTGEKPYSCDQCGKGFARDFNLTKHQLTHTGEKPYSCLCGKSFAHSESLKKHQKALSSLALVPDP, via the exons GACAAAGCTAACCCGTTCCCCTCTACCCTCACGGAGTCCCCAGGTCAAACGTCTCCCGGTACCGTTTTACTGCTGCGTCTGGTCGACTGCAGGAAAACACCGAGACAGAGTGGAactgagagaggagaagagaaggaagatGGAGATTTGATTTCATTAAGTAAGAACCATG GGGACAGCCCAAACCGTTGCTCTCTCAGTGGGAGGGGATTATCATCTGGGGAGCCTAAACAACAACGTGATGCTGACAAGACGTCTCTccagaagagtctctccagatcagaacgtctcaatagctgtgatcagtgtgggaagagcttcaaacAATCACGACACCTGATTACACACCaacgaatacacacaggagagaagccttatagctgtgatcagtgtgggaagagatttGCTGTATCAGGAATCCTGATTACACACcagcgcatacacacaggagagaagccttatagctgtgatcattgtgggaagagcttcaaacAATCACAACACCTGATTACACACCaacgaatacacacaggagagaagccttatagctgtgatcagtgtgggaagagcttcaatcactCAGGAGCCCTGACTAGACaccaacatatacacacaggagagaagccttatagctgtgatcagtgtgggaagagcttcaaacAATCACAACACCTGATTACACACCaacgaatacacacaggagagaagccttatagctgtgatcagtgtgggaagagatttGCTGAATCAGGAGCCCTGACTACACACcagcgcatacacacaggagagaagccttatagctgtgatcagtgtgggaagagcttcaatcactcaggagccctgactagacaccaacacatacacacaggcgagaaatcttatagctgtgatcagtgtgggaagagcttcaatcagtCAGGAGACCTGACTACACACcagcgcatacacacaggagagaagccttatagctgtgatcagtgtgggaagagcttcaatcactcaggagccctgactagacaccaacacatacactcaggagagaaatcttatagctgtgatcattgtgggaagagcttcaatcactcaggagccctgactagacaccaacacatacacacaggagagaaatcttatatctgtggtcattgtgggaagagcttcaatcactcaggagccctgactagacaccagcgcatacacacaggagagaagccttatagctgtgatcagtgtgggaagagattcaggGCGTCAGGAGACCTGACTAgacaccaacacatacacacaggagagaagccttatagctgtgatcagtgtgggaagagattcaatgAGTCAGGGGCCCTAACTagacaccaacgcatacacacaggagagaagccttacagctgtgatcagtgtgggaagagcttcaatgaGTCAGGGGCCCTAACTAGACACCAACGtatgcacacaggagagaagccatatagctgtgatcagtgtgggaagggtTTTGCTCGAGATTTCAACCTGACTAAACACCagctcacacacactggagagaaaccttactctTGTCTATGTGGAAAGAGCTTTGCTCATTCAGAGTCACTGAAAAAACACCAGAAAGCCCTTTCCTCTCTGGCACTGGTTCCAGATCCCTAA